The Flavimarina sp. Hel_I_48 genome window below encodes:
- a CDS encoding nicotinate-nucleotide adenylyltransferase: MPITIAGDKEFENIPSIHNKTLRINMNENIYGTFAEIGAGQETVRHFFRAGGASGTIAKAMSAYDKDFSDAVYGIEEDRRYVTEARLKKMLSHETQLLENRISREKHPNKMYFTYANTVATIDFAKKYKGHGWVGIKYQVEPQGGFNEIIIHVRFHENDARLQQLTLGTLGVNLIYGAYYKYDSPKKLLRYLYDHVDKDQIEIDMINFEGPQFEKVDNRLMSLQLLKNGFTDAVMFGPDGNNILAAKILYKKNILALRGSFRPVTKVNMDMYEQSLELFLNENRVQKENTEVLFEITLSNLRAEGEIDEEDFMDRARLLCSLGQTVMISNFQEYYKLVEYFGRYTKERMALAMGVNNLIDIFDEQYYRHLSGGILEAFGKLFFKDLRVYLYPMKDPETGEFTTSENLKVHPRMKELYKFFKYNGRVVDIEDYDPEILTIFSREVLRMISHNEEGWEKMLPEDTGKLIKEQHLFDYKKPAVVN, encoded by the coding sequence ATGCCCATCACAATTGCAGGCGATAAGGAATTTGAAAATATTCCCTCCATTCATAACAAGACGTTGCGTATAAACATGAATGAAAATATTTATGGAACTTTCGCAGAAATAGGTGCCGGGCAGGAGACTGTACGGCATTTTTTTAGGGCTGGTGGTGCCAGCGGTACCATTGCAAAGGCAATGTCTGCCTACGATAAGGATTTTAGTGATGCCGTTTACGGTATTGAGGAAGATAGACGCTATGTGACCGAAGCACGTCTCAAAAAGATGCTTTCCCATGAAACCCAATTACTGGAGAACAGGATATCGCGGGAAAAACACCCCAATAAAATGTACTTTACGTATGCAAATACGGTAGCAACCATAGATTTTGCCAAGAAATACAAAGGACACGGTTGGGTGGGTATCAAATATCAGGTAGAACCGCAGGGAGGGTTCAACGAGATCATCATTCACGTGCGTTTTCATGAAAATGATGCCCGTCTACAGCAGCTAACGCTGGGAACTCTAGGCGTAAACCTCATTTACGGAGCGTATTACAAGTATGATTCCCCGAAAAAATTGCTGCGTTATTTATATGATCACGTAGATAAAGACCAGATCGAAATCGATATGATCAATTTTGAAGGCCCGCAGTTTGAAAAGGTGGATAACCGACTAATGAGCCTTCAACTATTGAAAAATGGCTTTACGGATGCCGTAATGTTTGGTCCTGACGGAAATAATATCCTTGCCGCCAAAATCCTTTATAAAAAGAATATCCTTGCCCTTCGCGGAAGCTTTAGACCCGTGACCAAGGTAAATATGGATATGTATGAGCAGTCCCTCGAATTATTTCTTAATGAAAATAGGGTTCAGAAAGAAAATACAGAAGTCCTTTTTGAAATTACCTTGTCAAACCTGAGGGCTGAGGGCGAGATCGACGAAGAGGATTTTATGGACCGCGCCAGACTTTTGTGTAGTTTAGGACAGACCGTAATGATATCCAACTTTCAGGAATATTATAAACTTGTAGAATATTTTGGTCGCTATACAAAAGAGCGTATGGCGCTCGCGATGGGTGTAAATAACCTTATCGATATTTTTGACGAGCAATATTACAGACATTTGAGCGGCGGGATCCTGGAAGCTTTTGGAAAACTTTTCTTTAAGGATTTAAGAGTTTACCTCTACCCCATGAAAGATCCAGAAACTGGCGAATTCACTACCAGTGAAAATCTTAAGGTACACCCACGTATGAAAGAATTGTACAAATTCTTTAAATACAATGGCCGCGTTGTGGATATTGAAGATTACGATCCAGAAATACTCACTATTTTCTCAAGGGAAGTGCTACGCATGATTTCTCATAACGAAGAAGGCTGGGAGAAAATGCTGCCAGAGGATACAGGCAAACTTATAAAAGAGCAACACTTATTTGATTATAAAAAGCCTGCGGTGGTTAATTAA
- a CDS encoding type B 50S ribosomal protein L31, with the protein MKKDIHPENYRIVAFKDMSNDEVFLTKSTANTKETIDMDGTEYPLVKLEISRTSHPFYTGKSKLVDTAGRIDKFKNKYKKFAKN; encoded by the coding sequence ATGAAAAAAGACATTCACCCAGAGAATTATAGAATTGTAGCATTTAAAGACATGTCTAACGACGAAGTGTTTTTAACTAAATCTACAGCAAACACAAAGGAGACCATTGATATGGATGGTACCGAATATCCACTTGTTAAATTGGAAATCTCTAGAACATCACATCCATTTTACACTGGTAAATCTAAACTTGTAGATACTGCTGGACGTATTGATAAGTTCAAGAACAAATACAAGAAATTCGCTAAGAACTAA
- a CDS encoding DUF4199 domain-containing protein, with protein METQARKQALNLGLYMGLTLILVTTICYVVNVGWLANFWVGLLNLVLVFSFALFSCYAARKIFKFPSFKDVFTSYTITVALGLIISTLFTIILFNFIDTDAADIIKEKSIEEVQGIMERFNAPQADIDKAVQEARNADNNFSVGSQIQGYFIFLAIMLLIGLLASLLFRKKDPTLA; from the coding sequence ATGGAAACACAAGCAAGAAAGCAGGCGCTTAATTTAGGATTGTATATGGGATTGACCCTTATACTCGTCACAACCATTTGTTATGTGGTAAATGTAGGTTGGCTTGCCAACTTTTGGGTAGGTCTTCTAAACCTCGTCCTGGTCTTTTCTTTTGCCCTTTTTTCCTGCTATGCTGCCAGAAAAATTTTTAAGTTTCCCAGTTTTAAGGACGTTTTTACCTCTTATACCATAACCGTAGCTCTAGGTTTGATCATAAGCACCCTATTTACTATCATCCTCTTTAATTTTATTGATACAGATGCTGCTGATATTATAAAGGAAAAATCAATCGAAGAAGTACAGGGCATCATGGAACGTTTTAATGCACCACAGGCTGACATTGATAAAGCGGTACAGGAAGCACGTAATGCGGACAATAATTTTTCTGTAGGAAGCCAAATACAGGGTTATTTTATTTTTCTTGCCATTATGCTCTTAATAGGCTTGCTCGCCTCGCTTTTATTTCGCAAAAAAGACCCCACCCTAGCCTAG
- a CDS encoding glycosyltransferase family 2 protein, giving the protein MQLSIVIPLLNERESLDELYRWLATTLESHGFTYELLFIDDGSTDGSWEVIASLADAHQEVKGIRFNRNYGKSQALHAGFDAAAGDVIITMDADLQDSPEEIPELYALIKNEGYDLVSGWKKKRYDSVLSKNLPSKLFNAAARKTSGLQLHDFNCGLKAYKNAVVKNIDVSGEMHRYIPLLAKNAGFANITEKTVKHQPRKYGETKFGADRFIKGFLDLLTIWFITYFAKRPMHLFGALGGIMFIIGFSFAVYLGIDKLFFNTAGRLLTQRPEFYLSLISMVIGVQLFIAGFLGELILRSKNDRKRYLITAKKGFKSA; this is encoded by the coding sequence ATGCAACTATCTATAGTAATCCCATTGCTCAATGAACGGGAATCGCTTGATGAATTATATCGCTGGCTGGCCACTACTTTAGAGTCCCATGGTTTTACCTATGAGCTTCTTTTTATAGACGACGGGAGCACAGATGGTTCCTGGGAGGTTATAGCTTCCCTGGCCGATGCGCATCAGGAAGTAAAAGGTATTAGATTTAACCGAAATTATGGAAAAAGCCAGGCATTGCATGCAGGTTTTGATGCTGCCGCCGGAGACGTGATAATTACTATGGATGCCGACTTACAGGACAGTCCGGAAGAAATCCCAGAACTGTACGCCCTGATAAAAAACGAAGGTTACGACCTGGTTTCCGGATGGAAAAAAAAACGGTACGATTCGGTATTGTCTAAAAACTTACCTTCAAAATTATTCAATGCAGCTGCCCGTAAAACGAGTGGCCTGCAGCTGCACGATTTCAACTGCGGACTAAAAGCTTATAAAAATGCGGTTGTAAAAAACATTGACGTATCCGGTGAGATGCATAGGTATATTCCGCTTCTTGCGAAAAATGCAGGTTTTGCAAATATTACCGAAAAAACGGTCAAACATCAGCCTCGTAAATATGGCGAAACAAAATTTGGTGCAGATCGCTTTATAAAAGGTTTTCTTGATTTACTTACGATCTGGTTCATTACGTATTTCGCAAAAAGGCCCATGCATCTTTTTGGCGCGCTGGGCGGCATAATGTTTATAATTGGTTTTAGCTTTGCCGTATATTTGGGTATTGATAAGCTTTTTTTCAATACAGCCGGTAGGCTATTGACCCAGCGGCCAGAATTTTACCTTTCCCTGATCAGTATGGTAATAGGTGTGCAATTATTTATCGCCGGCTTTCTGGGAGAACTCATTTTGCGGTCTAAAAATGACCGCAAAAGGTACTTAATAACTGCCAAAAAAGGCTTTAAATCTGCTTAA
- a CDS encoding phospho-sugar mutase: MSDIAPEIQNKIDSWLTDDFDQTTKAKIKELQKEDPDGLKEAFYKNLEFGTGGMRGVMGVGTNRINKYTLGKNTQGLSNYLKETFKEEQIKIAIAYDCRNNSKELAQVVADVFSANDIVAYIFSDLRPTPELSFAVKELNCHCGIVLTASHNPPEYNGYKVYWQDGGQLVPPEDHEIIERIENMDYSEINFEAKPELIQSIDDKIDEAFIKASLKNGSFSDLKEHRSKTKIVFTPLHGTSVTIIPDVLDGAGYKNVFMVEEQMKPNGNFPTVKSPNPEEPEALKMAMELAEETGADIVIGTDPDCDRLGIAVRDNNHKLLLLNGNQTMLVMTDFLLKNYIENKSVKGNEFIASTVVSTPMMEVLAKAYKVECKLGLTGFKWIAKMIKDFPEQQFIGGGEESFGYMVGDFVRDKDAVTATLLACEIVTWAKANNTSFYDMLIDLYVKHGLYKENLVSLVKKGISGAEEITQIMKDLRENPMTEINGEKVVRIDDYKTSKSMRLATGDTEDIDIPKSNVLIYHTEQGSRIAARPSGTEPKIKFYISVNLPLDNASEYEKVNKELDYKIQGIIQEMGV; the protein is encoded by the coding sequence ATGAGTGATATAGCCCCTGAAATTCAGAATAAAATAGATTCCTGGTTAACCGATGATTTTGACCAGACAACCAAGGCTAAAATAAAGGAACTTCAAAAAGAGGATCCTGATGGGCTCAAAGAGGCTTTTTATAAAAACCTGGAGTTTGGTACCGGGGGTATGCGCGGTGTGATGGGTGTGGGTACAAATCGTATCAACAAATATACACTGGGTAAAAATACCCAGGGACTTTCCAACTATCTCAAAGAAACATTCAAAGAAGAGCAGATAAAAATTGCGATAGCCTATGATTGTCGCAATAACAGTAAAGAACTGGCTCAGGTCGTTGCAGATGTATTTTCTGCAAATGATATCGTGGCCTATATTTTTTCTGATCTGCGCCCTACCCCAGAACTGAGTTTTGCCGTAAAAGAATTGAACTGCCATTGTGGTATTGTACTTACCGCAAGCCATAACCCACCTGAATATAACGGCTATAAGGTGTACTGGCAAGACGGCGGCCAGCTTGTTCCACCAGAAGATCATGAGATCATTGAACGTATTGAAAACATGGATTATTCTGAGATCAATTTTGAGGCAAAGCCAGAACTTATACAAAGTATTGACGATAAGATCGATGAAGCTTTTATTAAAGCTTCACTTAAAAATGGAAGCTTTAGCGATCTCAAAGAACACCGCAGTAAAACCAAGATTGTTTTTACACCCCTGCACGGTACTTCGGTAACCATAATTCCTGATGTACTTGACGGGGCAGGATACAAAAATGTGTTCATGGTTGAGGAGCAGATGAAGCCTAATGGCAACTTCCCAACTGTAAAATCCCCTAATCCAGAAGAACCGGAAGCTTTAAAAATGGCCATGGAACTTGCTGAAGAAACGGGTGCGGATATCGTAATAGGTACAGATCCAGACTGCGATAGATTAGGTATCGCGGTACGCGACAACAACCATAAATTACTTTTGCTCAATGGTAATCAGACCATGCTGGTAATGACTGATTTCCTGTTGAAGAATTACATAGAAAATAAGAGCGTAAAAGGAAATGAATTTATCGCTTCCACGGTTGTATCTACTCCCATGATGGAGGTGCTTGCAAAGGCTTACAAAGTGGAATGTAAACTGGGCCTTACCGGCTTTAAGTGGATTGCCAAGATGATCAAAGATTTTCCCGAACAGCAATTTATAGGAGGCGGGGAAGAAAGCTTTGGCTATATGGTAGGTGATTTTGTTCGGGATAAAGATGCGGTTACCGCTACCCTACTTGCCTGTGAGATCGTTACCTGGGCGAAAGCAAATAATACTTCGTTCTATGATATGCTTATCGATCTTTATGTGAAACATGGTCTTTATAAAGAAAACCTGGTTTCCCTGGTCAAAAAAGGAATATCTGGCGCAGAGGAAATCACACAGATCATGAAAGATCTACGTGAGAACCCCATGACCGAAATAAATGGTGAAAAAGTAGTACGTATCGATGATTATAAAACATCTAAATCTATGCGACTGGCTACTGGCGACACGGAGGATATAGACATTCCAAAATCCAATGTGCTTATTTACCATACAGAACAAGGTAGCCGTATTGCGGCACGCCCCAGCGGTACAGAACCTAAAATTAAATTTTATATCAGTGTTAACCTTCCTCTTGATAACGCATCAGAATACGAAAAGGTAAATAAAGAACTTGACTATAAAATACAGGGAATTATACAGGAAATGGGCGTATAA